The DNA window ATTTCTCTACGGGCTCCGGGTCTTGCACCGGAGACAGCATCAGATATCTGGGTAAGCACAGCATAAACACTGCCATATTCAACTTCTTCATGATGAGCTTCAATCGAATTGATCACAATTTTGCTCTCACCATTTTTCTTTGCTACATTTGCTCCTAGAGAAGCGTGTGAACCATCATATTCATGATCTATTGCCTTGCCGATATCATGCAAAAATCCACATCTTTGAGCTAATTCCTGATTAAGTCCCAGCTCAGCCGCCAGGATACCGCATATCCAGCCAGCTTCTTTTGAATGCTGTAAGACATTTTGACCATAGCTGGTACGAAAACGTAGTCTTCCTAATAATTTTACTATATTTGCTGAAATATTATGAATATTCATTTCCATGCAGGCTTCTTCACCAATTTTCACCAGGTTATCATCCATTTCTTTGGTCATTTTCTCAATAACCTGTTCGATCCTTCCTGGATGTATTCTACCATCAGTAATTAATTTCTCAAGTGACCTGCGGGCAATTTCACGACGTACAGGATCAAAACAGCTTAGCACAACAGCTTCTGGAGTGTCATCAATGATCAAATCCACACCTGATGCTTTTTCAAATGTTCTGATATTTCTTCCTTCACGTCCAATAATTCTACCCTTCATCTCATCGTCTGGTAAGGAAACTACTGCTACAGTAGTTTCTGATATATAGTCTAATGAAATTCGCTGAATTGCATTTGCCAGAATTTTTGCTGAAAGTTGACTTGCTTCCAGACGTGTTTCATCCAATATTCTTCGAACTTCCTTGGCTGCTTCATTTCGGGCTTTATTCTTAAGGTTGTTCTTTAATATCTGAATTGCTTCCTCTGGGGTTAAGCGAGCTATTTCTGATAATTTCTCTGTCTGCTGAACAATCAGTGATTCCAGATGTTCTTTGCGTTCAGCAATCTCTTTCTCCTGGTTTTTGAGACGTTTTTCAAAATCCTGAATATTACTATCTTTCTTATCTAAGGATTCCTGACGTTTATCAAGTGAAACTATTCGATCATTG is part of the Candidatus Stygibacter australis genome and encodes:
- the rny gene encoding ribonuclease Y, with the translated sequence MIWTAIEGYVYGLVIGVLVMILISFFKKTLSSKNILNANELAKKIKHDAETEAQTLKKEAVLEAKEKWYKQQKKYEKEIEERKKELLALEKKHNDRIVSLDKRQESLDKKDSNIQDFEKRLKNQEKEIAERKEHLESLIVQQTEKLSEIARLTPEEAIQILKNNLKNKARNEAAKEVRRILDETRLEASQLSAKILANAIQRISLDYISETTVAVVSLPDDEMKGRIIGREGRNIRTFEKASGVDLIIDDTPEAVVLSCFDPVRREIARRSLEKLITDGRIHPGRIEQVIEKMTKEMDDNLVKIGEEACMEMNIHNISANIVKLLGRLRFRTSYGQNVLQHSKEAGWICGILAAELGLNQELAQRCGFLHDIGKAIDHEYDGSHASLGANVAKKNGESKIVINSIEAHHEEVEYGSVYAVLTQISDAVSGARPGARREMLETYMKRLEKMEGIANAIEGVNKSFAIQAGRELRIIVDPTTVDDEKTAFIASDIAEKIEAEMQYPGQIKVICIREMRQSSIAR